One Streptomyces sp. NBC_00554 DNA segment encodes these proteins:
- a CDS encoding DUF5719 family protein, whose translation MNRTTLSLIAGTTALAAVTGFAALSAPDASGDGTVKTAARLPVERTSLLCPQPSTSDLAETAYTSFTPVSEGTGDSGKAELKVATEESADGGADDKAEKPVLEVKEPGKPATGDSSGAEAPALVGTAEGKFASGWTVQETTEVAAGTGRGLLGTNCTAPDTEFWFPGASTADARTDYVHLTNPDDSAAVVDIELYGKDGTLKSPLGEGITVQPHSSDAILLNTLTGDPQNDLTVHVTVRSGRVGAAVQALDDKIGGDWLAASTDPAGSLVLPGIPKDATSVRLVAFVPGDTDADLKVRLAAPSGLITPAGNETLHVKSGMTAAVDLGDLTRGEAGSLVLTPTSTSVPVVAALRVVRGKGDKQETAFIPATGPVAARATVADNTSKASTLTLTAAGKAAEVKVTASAGSEGGTAVTKTFTIKAGTTENIEAPVPSGLKGTYALTVEPVSGGSVYASRMLTATENGVPGFTIQTLPDDRGTVAVPEAEQDLSVLQK comes from the coding sequence GTGAACCGCACCACCCTGTCCCTGATCGCCGGCACCACCGCGCTGGCCGCCGTCACCGGCTTCGCCGCGCTCAGCGCGCCGGACGCCTCGGGCGACGGCACCGTGAAGACGGCCGCCCGGCTGCCCGTCGAGCGCACCAGCCTGCTCTGCCCGCAGCCGAGCACCTCCGACCTCGCCGAGACCGCGTACACGTCCTTCACGCCCGTCTCCGAGGGCACCGGCGACAGCGGCAAGGCCGAACTCAAGGTCGCGACCGAGGAGTCGGCGGACGGCGGCGCCGACGACAAGGCGGAAAAGCCCGTTCTGGAGGTCAAGGAGCCCGGCAAGCCGGCCACCGGCGACAGCTCGGGCGCAGAGGCCCCGGCTTTGGTCGGCACCGCCGAGGGCAAGTTCGCGTCCGGCTGGACCGTCCAGGAGACCACGGAGGTCGCCGCGGGCACCGGCCGTGGCCTGCTCGGCACCAACTGCACCGCTCCAGACACCGAGTTCTGGTTCCCGGGCGCCAGCACCGCCGACGCCCGCACCGACTATGTGCACTTGACCAACCCCGACGACTCCGCCGCCGTCGTCGACATCGAGCTGTACGGCAAGGACGGCACCCTCAAGTCCCCGCTGGGCGAGGGCATCACGGTCCAGCCGCACTCCAGCGACGCGATCCTCCTGAACACGCTCACGGGCGATCCGCAGAACGACCTCACCGTGCACGTGACGGTCCGCAGCGGCCGCGTGGGAGCTGCCGTGCAGGCACTGGACGACAAGATCGGCGGTGACTGGCTGGCCGCCTCCACCGACCCGGCCGGCAGCCTCGTCCTGCCCGGCATCCCGAAGGACGCCACGTCCGTGCGCCTGGTCGCCTTCGTGCCCGGCGACACCGACGCCGATCTGAAGGTGCGCCTCGCCGCGCCCTCGGGCCTGATCACGCCCGCGGGCAACGAGACCCTGCACGTGAAGTCCGGCATGACCGCCGCCGTGGACCTCGGTGACCTGACGCGCGGCGAGGCGGGCTCCCTGGTGCTCACGCCCACCAGTACGTCGGTGCCGGTAGTCGCCGCCCTGCGGGTCGTCCGCGGCAAGGGCGACAAGCAGGAGACGGCGTTCATCCCCGCCACCGGCCCGGTGGCCGCCCGCGCGACGGTCGCCGACAACACGTCGAAGGCCTCCACCCTCACCCTGACCGCCGCAGGCAAGGCCGCCGAGGTCAAGGTCACCGCGTCCGCGGGCAGCGAGGGCGGTACGGCGGTGACGAAGACGTTCACCATCAAGGCCGGGACGACGGAGAACATCGAGGCGCCGGTCCCGAGCGGCCTCAAGGGGACGTACGCACTGACCGTGGAGCCGGTCTCCGGCGGCTCCGTCTACGCTTCCCGGATGCTCACCGCCACCGAGAACGGCGTCCCGGGCTTCACGATCCAGACCCTTCCGGACGACCGCGGGACGGTGGCGGTGCCGGAGGCCGAGCAGGACCTTTCGGTGCTGCAGAAGTAG
- the manA gene encoding mannose-6-phosphate isomerase, class I gives MDRLDNTIRPYAWGSTTAIPRLLGVEPTGEPQAEMWMGAHPGAPSRTERGPLTEVIDEDPEKELGRAAVAKFGPRLPFLLKILAAGAPLSLQVHPNLEQAREGYEDEESRGIPVDAPHRNYKDANHKPELICALTEFDGLCGFRAPDEAAELLAGLDVDSLKPYVDLLHAHPEEAALREVLTALLTADPDDMAHTVREAAAACARLGGSYAPYADLAHHYPGDPGVIAAMLLNYVQLQPGEALFLGAGIPHAYLNGLGVEIMANSDNVLRCGLTPKHVDVPELLRVVRFEASDPGVLRPEASPDGEEVYATPIDEFRLSRFVLPQDTAPHDLTAATPQILLCTAGSVRADGIALGPGESVFVPAGEKAEVSGPGTIFRATVVA, from the coding sequence ATGGACCGCCTCGACAACACCATCCGCCCCTACGCCTGGGGTTCGACCACCGCCATCCCGCGGCTGCTCGGCGTGGAGCCGACCGGTGAACCGCAGGCGGAGATGTGGATGGGCGCCCACCCGGGCGCACCCTCGCGCACCGAACGCGGTCCCCTCACCGAGGTCATCGACGAGGACCCCGAGAAGGAACTCGGCCGCGCGGCCGTCGCCAAGTTCGGCCCCCGCCTGCCGTTCCTGCTGAAGATCCTCGCCGCGGGCGCCCCCCTCTCCCTCCAGGTGCACCCCAACCTCGAACAGGCGAGAGAGGGTTACGAGGACGAGGAGAGCCGCGGCATCCCGGTCGACGCCCCGCACCGCAACTACAAGGACGCCAACCACAAGCCCGAACTGATCTGCGCCCTCACGGAGTTCGACGGCCTGTGCGGCTTCCGCGCCCCCGACGAGGCCGCCGAACTGCTCGCGGGCCTGGACGTCGACTCCCTCAAGCCGTACGTCGACCTGCTGCACGCCCACCCCGAAGAGGCCGCCCTGCGCGAGGTCCTCACGGCGCTGCTGACCGCCGACCCGGACGACATGGCCCACACGGTCAGAGAGGCAGCGGCGGCCTGCGCCCGCCTCGGCGGCTCCTACGCCCCGTACGCCGACCTCGCCCACCACTACCCGGGCGACCCCGGCGTCATCGCCGCGATGCTCCTCAACTACGTCCAACTGCAGCCCGGAGAGGCACTGTTCCTCGGCGCCGGCATCCCGCACGCGTACCTGAACGGCCTGGGCGTCGAAATCATGGCCAACAGCGACAACGTCCTGCGCTGCGGCCTGACCCCCAAGCACGTCGACGTCCCCGAACTCCTGCGCGTCGTCCGCTTCGAGGCGAGCGACCCCGGCGTACTGCGCCCGGAGGCGTCCCCCGACGGCGAGGAGGTCTACGCGACCCCCATCGACGAGTTCCGCCTCTCCCGCTTCGTCCTGCCCCAGGACACCGCCCCGCACGACCTCACCGCCGCGACCCCGCAGATCCTGCTGTGCACGGCGGGTTCCGTACGAGCGGACGGCATCGCGCTCGGCCCCGGCGAGTCCGTCTTCGTACCGGCAGGCGAAAAGGCCGAAGTGTCCGGCCCTGGCACGATTTTCCGGGCGACCGTAGTGGCCTGA
- a CDS encoding Trm112 family protein: protein MPLEAGLLEILACPACHAPLKEQESELICTGNDCGLAYPVRDGIPVLLVDEARRPA from the coding sequence ATGCCGCTCGAAGCCGGCCTCCTGGAGATCCTCGCCTGCCCGGCCTGCCACGCCCCGCTCAAGGAGCAGGAGAGCGAGCTGATCTGCACCGGCAACGACTGCGGCCTCGCCTACCCCGTCCGTGACGGCATCCCCGTACTGCTCGTCGACGAGGCCCGCCGCCCCGCGTAA
- a CDS encoding metallopeptidase family protein: MDNPVPPRAAAPGPRRRDRHGRGMRGPVAPPQVPLAASRAEVFADLVQDSVERLERRWPQLADIDFIVLEVPRLEGSGDGWSDEAVPLGGTIQAREGHPARVVVYRRPVEIRTKGRDERAALVHEVVVEQVAELLGLTPETVDPRYGED, translated from the coding sequence ATGGACAACCCCGTACCTCCCCGTGCCGCCGCACCAGGGCCCCGCCGTCGTGACCGCCATGGCAGGGGCATGCGTGGCCCCGTCGCGCCACCCCAGGTGCCGCTGGCCGCGAGCCGTGCCGAGGTGTTCGCGGACCTGGTGCAGGACTCCGTGGAGCGGCTGGAGCGGCGCTGGCCGCAGCTCGCCGACATCGACTTCATCGTCCTGGAGGTGCCCCGTCTGGAGGGCTCCGGAGACGGCTGGAGCGACGAGGCGGTGCCCCTGGGCGGCACGATCCAGGCACGTGAGGGCCATCCCGCGCGCGTGGTCGTCTACCGCCGCCCCGTCGAGATCCGCACCAAGGGCCGCGACGAACGCGCCGCCCTGGTGCACGAGGTCGTCGTGGAGCAGGTCGCGGAGCTGCTGGGGCTCACTCCGGAGACGGTGGATCCGCGGTACGGCGAGGACTGA
- a CDS encoding L-lactate permease, translating into MYVQELEPVAGSLGLSALVATLPLVIVLILLGGVRMKAHRAGLIGLLAAGLVAWLAYGMPVGQTLSSAAQGAVFGLFPILWIVVNALWVYRMTVHTRHFDILRRSFGRLSDDPRIQALVVAFCFGALLEALAGFGAPVAICSVMLVALGFDPVRAAVVALVANTAPVAFGAMGTPVVTLAQVTGLPLDSVASVVGRQTPLLALVVPLVLVFLVDGRRGLRETWVPALVCGIAFAAAQFAASNYVSAQLADIGAALAGAGALVAVPHARRPAAEPVRVAVLTGVRSEDLDEEDPRPEVVRAYSPYALIVVIFSIAQIPAVKDWLAQATRVFDWPFLNVVNPDGEPVGGNVFTLPLVSTGGTLVLLAGLCTAVVLGVHARVAVREWAATVHELRFAILTVTSVLALAYVMNLSGQAATIGHFVAAAGAGLAFLSPVLGWFGVAVSGSDTSANALFGALQVSAARESGLSPELLAAGNSSGGVLGKMISPQNLTIACAAVGLAGREGDVLRKVLPWSIGLLLIMCLIVAGQSTPVLGWMLP; encoded by the coding sequence GTGTACGTCCAGGAACTGGAACCCGTGGCCGGCTCGCTCGGCCTGTCCGCCCTCGTCGCGACCCTGCCCCTCGTCATCGTCCTGATCCTGCTCGGCGGCGTCCGCATGAAGGCGCACCGGGCCGGACTGATCGGCCTCCTGGCCGCCGGACTGGTCGCGTGGCTCGCGTACGGCATGCCGGTCGGCCAGACGCTCTCCAGCGCCGCCCAAGGGGCCGTATTCGGCCTCTTCCCCATCCTGTGGATCGTCGTCAACGCCCTGTGGGTGTACCGGATGACGGTCCACACCCGGCACTTCGACATCCTGCGCCGCTCCTTCGGGCGCCTGTCCGACGATCCGCGCATCCAGGCCCTCGTGGTCGCGTTCTGCTTCGGTGCACTCCTGGAAGCCCTCGCGGGCTTCGGCGCGCCCGTCGCGATCTGCTCGGTGATGCTGGTCGCCCTCGGCTTCGACCCGGTGCGCGCCGCGGTGGTCGCGCTGGTCGCCAACACCGCTCCGGTCGCCTTCGGCGCGATGGGCACCCCGGTCGTCACACTCGCCCAAGTCACCGGTCTGCCACTGGATTCCGTCGCCTCCGTAGTGGGCCGTCAGACGCCTCTGCTGGCCCTCGTCGTACCGCTCGTGCTCGTCTTCCTGGTCGACGGGCGGCGCGGGCTGCGCGAGACCTGGGTGCCCGCCCTGGTGTGCGGGATCGCCTTCGCCGCCGCCCAGTTCGCCGCCTCCAACTACGTCTCCGCGCAACTCGCCGACATCGGGGCCGCCTTGGCGGGGGCGGGCGCCCTGGTCGCCGTACCGCACGCGCGCAGGCCCGCCGCCGAGCCCGTACGCGTGGCGGTCCTGACCGGCGTACGCAGCGAGGACCTGGACGAGGAGGACCCGCGGCCCGAAGTCGTGCGCGCCTACTCCCCGTACGCGCTGATCGTCGTCATCTTCTCCATCGCCCAGATCCCCGCGGTGAAGGACTGGCTGGCCCAGGCGACACGCGTCTTCGACTGGCCGTTCCTGAACGTGGTCAATCCGGACGGCGAGCCGGTAGGCGGCAATGTCTTCACGCTGCCGCTGGTGTCGACCGGCGGCACACTCGTGCTGCTCGCCGGGCTGTGCACGGCCGTCGTACTCGGGGTGCACGCGCGCGTGGCGGTCAGGGAATGGGCCGCGACGGTGCACGAGTTGAGGTTCGCGATCCTTACCGTGACGTCCGTGCTGGCCCTCGCCTACGTCATGAACCTCTCCGGACAGGCCGCCACGATCGGCCACTTCGTAGCGGCGGCCGGCGCGGGGCTCGCCTTCCTGTCACCGGTTCTGGGCTGGTTCGGCGTCGCCGTCTCCGGCTCCGACACCTCGGCGAACGCCCTCTTCGGTGCCCTCCAGGTGAGCGCGGCAAGGGAGTCGGGACTGTCCCCCGAACTGCTCGCCGCCGGCAACAGCTCGGGCGGCGTCCTCGGCAAGATGATCTCGCCGCAGAACCTGACCATCGCTTGCGCGGCGGTCGGACTCGCGGGCCGCGAAGGCGACGTGCTGCGCAAGGTGCTGCCGTGGAGCATCGGGCTGCTGTTGATCATGTGCCTGATCGTCGCGGGGCAGAGCACGCCGGTCCTGGGGTGGATGCTGCCCTGA
- a CDS encoding SIS domain-containing protein: protein MLDESLLDTPEALAQADRRGLLRGAAEAGAHVRTAARHAAEAGIAELKPDGRPRGVLIAGPGTAATCVADLLGTLAGAGCPVTRLSPTGVAPAAGALRWELPGWAGPVDLLLVATPDGSEPGLSLLIEQAYRRGCAVAAVAPAQSPLSEAVEGAHGLFVALATTPYEQDEPAAASAPGVLWALLTPLLALLDRTGLLTAPPEAIQKVADRLDAVAERCGPAIATYSNPAKTLAAELAEALPVIWTEGSSAGPAGRRFAATLAELAGRPALTGELPEALAAHTALLAGALAAGADPDDFFRDRVEEQQAIHARVVLLRDRPTGGLTAAPAARELALSHDTAISELEPEEGGELETLAELIAITDFAAVYLALASGA from the coding sequence ATGCTCGACGAATCGCTGCTCGACACCCCCGAGGCACTGGCCCAGGCGGACCGCCGGGGCCTCCTCAGGGGGGCCGCCGAAGCAGGCGCCCATGTGCGCACCGCCGCCCGGCACGCCGCCGAGGCCGGCATCGCGGAGCTCAAGCCGGACGGCCGCCCGCGCGGCGTCCTGATCGCGGGCCCGGGCACCGCGGCCACCTGCGTCGCCGACCTGCTCGGCACCCTGGCCGGCGCGGGCTGCCCGGTCACCCGGCTGAGCCCCACCGGCGTAGCCCCCGCCGCCGGCGCCCTGCGCTGGGAACTCCCCGGCTGGGCGGGCCCCGTGGACCTGCTCCTGGTCGCCACCCCCGACGGCTCCGAGCCGGGCCTCTCGCTCCTGATCGAGCAGGCCTACCGCCGCGGCTGCGCCGTAGCCGCCGTGGCCCCGGCCCAGTCTCCGCTGTCCGAGGCGGTGGAAGGCGCGCACGGCCTGTTCGTAGCCCTGGCGACCACTCCGTACGAGCAGGACGAGCCCGCGGCCGCGTCCGCCCCCGGCGTCCTGTGGGCGCTGCTCACCCCGCTGCTCGCGCTCCTGGACCGCACCGGCCTGCTCACGGCGCCCCCGGAGGCCATCCAGAAGGTCGCCGACCGCCTCGACGCCGTCGCCGAGCGCTGCGGCCCGGCGATCGCGACGTACAGCAACCCCGCCAAGACCCTCGCCGCCGAACTCGCCGAGGCGCTCCCGGTGATCTGGACCGAGGGCTCGTCCGCGGGCCCGGCGGGCCGCCGCTTCGCCGCCACACTCGCCGAACTGGCCGGACGCCCCGCGCTCACCGGCGAGTTGCCCGAGGCGCTCGCCGCGCACACCGCGCTGCTGGCCGGCGCGCTGGCCGCCGGCGCCGACCCCGACGACTTCTTCCGCGACCGCGTCGAGGAGCAACAGGCCATCCACGCGCGCGTGGTGCTCCTCCGCGACCGTCCGACAGGCGGCCTTACCGCCGCCCCGGCCGCCCGCGAACTCGCCCTCAGCCACGACACCGCGATCAGCGAGCTCGAACCCGAGGAGGGCGGCGAGCTGGAGACCCTCGCGGAACTGATCGCCATCACGGATTTCGCCGCCGTTTACCTGGCGCTCGCTTCAGGGGCCTGA
- a CDS encoding DUF3499 domain-containing protein, producing MGESRRGPLKSAVPSNVVSPVRRCSRTACGRPAVATLTYVYADSTAVLGPLATYAEPHCYDLCAEHSERLTAPRGWEVVRLADSSAPSRPTGDDLEALANAVREAARPQQRAAGAGGSARTADPMEVARRGHLRVLRSPDS from the coding sequence CTGGGAGAGAGTCGTCGCGGCCCGCTCAAGAGTGCGGTACCGTCCAACGTCGTGAGCCCTGTACGTCGCTGTTCGCGCACCGCTTGCGGCCGTCCCGCCGTCGCGACGCTGACGTACGTCTACGCCGACTCGACCGCGGTCCTCGGCCCGCTCGCCACCTACGCCGAACCCCACTGCTACGACCTGTGTGCCGAGCACTCCGAGCGCCTCACCGCGCCGCGCGGCTGGGAGGTCGTCCGGCTCGCCGACTCCTCGGCTCCCTCCCGCCCCACCGGTGACGACCTGGAAGCGCTCGCCAACGCGGTGCGTGAGGCGGCCCGTCCGCAACAGCGCGCGGCGGGCGCCGGTGGCAGCGCGCGTACGGCGGACCCGATGGAGGTCGCGCGCCGCGGCCATCTGCGGGTGCTGCGCTCGCCGGACTCCTGA
- a CDS encoding phosphomannomutase/phosphoglucomutase: MTADLSQLVKAYDVRGVVPDQWDEALAELFGAAFVQVTDADAIVIGYDMRPSSPGLSRAFARGAAARGVDVTEIGLCSTDQLYYASGAFDLPGAMFTASHNPAQYNGIKMCRAGAAPVGQDTGLSEIRGLVESWLDSGAPAPSDVTPGTITQRDTLKDYAAHLRGLVDLTSIRPLKVVVDAGNGMGGHTVPTVFDGLPLDLVPMYFELDGTFPNHEANPLDPANIVDLQKRVREEGADLGIAFDGDADRCFVVDERGEPVSPSAITALVAARELARNGGKGTVIHNLITSWSVPEVVRENGGTPVRTRVGHSFIKAEMATSGAIFGGEHSAHYYFKDFWNADTGMLAALHVLAALGGQEGTLSALVAQYDRYAGSGEINSTVDDQKARLAAIKTTYESREGITLDELDGLTVTAEDWWFNVRPSNTEPLLRLNAEARDEATMEKMRDEVLGIIRG; encoded by the coding sequence GTGACTGCTGATCTGTCGCAGCTCGTGAAGGCGTACGACGTACGCGGTGTGGTCCCGGACCAGTGGGACGAGGCACTGGCCGAGCTGTTCGGAGCGGCCTTCGTCCAGGTGACAGATGCGGACGCGATCGTGATCGGGTACGACATGCGGCCCTCGTCGCCCGGCCTGTCGCGCGCCTTCGCGCGCGGTGCGGCGGCGCGCGGTGTCGACGTCACCGAGATCGGGCTGTGCTCGACCGACCAGCTCTACTACGCGTCGGGCGCCTTCGACCTGCCGGGCGCCATGTTCACGGCCTCGCACAACCCCGCCCAGTACAACGGCATCAAGATGTGCCGGGCGGGCGCGGCCCCGGTCGGGCAGGACACCGGTCTCTCCGAGATCCGCGGCCTCGTCGAGTCCTGGCTCGACTCGGGTGCCCCGGCGCCCTCGGACGTGACGCCGGGAACGATCACGCAGCGTGACACGTTGAAGGATTACGCGGCGCACCTCCGTGGCCTCGTCGACCTGACCTCCATCCGCCCCCTGAAGGTCGTCGTCGACGCGGGCAACGGCATGGGCGGGCACACGGTCCCGACGGTCTTCGACGGACTGCCCCTCGACCTGGTCCCGATGTACTTCGAACTGGACGGCACGTTCCCGAACCACGAGGCGAACCCGCTCGACCCGGCGAACATCGTCGACCTCCAGAAGCGCGTCCGCGAGGAGGGCGCCGACCTCGGCATCGCCTTCGACGGCGACGCCGACCGCTGCTTCGTCGTCGACGAGCGCGGCGAGCCGGTCTCCCCGTCCGCGATCACGGCCCTGGTCGCCGCCCGCGAGCTGGCCAGGAACGGCGGCAAGGGCACGGTCATCCACAACCTGATCACGTCCTGGTCGGTCCCGGAGGTCGTCCGGGAGAACGGCGGCACGCCGGTACGCACGCGCGTGGGGCACTCCTTCATCAAGGCCGAGATGGCGACGTCCGGCGCGATCTTCGGCGGCGAGCACTCCGCGCACTACTACTTCAAGGACTTCTGGAACGCGGACACGGGCATGCTGGCAGCCCTCCACGTCCTCGCCGCCCTCGGCGGCCAGGAGGGCACACTCTCCGCCCTCGTCGCCCAGTACGACCGCTACGCCGGCTCCGGCGAGATCAACTCCACGGTCGACGACCAGAAGGCCCGCCTCGCCGCGATCAAGACCACCTACGAGAGCCGCGAGGGCATCACCCTCGACGAACTGGACGGCCTCACGGTCACCGCCGAGGACTGGTGGTTCAACGTCCGCCCCTCCAACACCGAACCGCTGCTCCGCCTGAACGCGGAGGCGCGCGACGAGGCGACGATGGAGAAGATGCGGGACGAGGTCCTGGGGATCATCAGGGGCTGA
- a CDS encoding cation diffusion facilitator family transporter: MSASGGTKAIVAALAANLAIAVAKFVAFLFSGSSSMLAESVHSLADSGNQGLLLLGGKKAQREATPQHPFGYGRERYIYAFLVSIVLFSVGGMFAIYEGYEKIKHPHEIEAWYWPVGVLVFAIIAESFSFRTAIKESNPLRGKKSWKEFVRHAKAPELPVVLLEDLGALVGLVLALFGVSLALATGDGVWDGIGTLCIGILLIVIALVLAVETKSLLLGESAGLEEVKKIEAAIVDGHTVTGIIHMRTLHLGPEELLVAAKIAVQHDETATEVASAINAAESRIREAVPIARVIYLEPDIYNEAEAAKGPDREATPGGPAHPAEH, translated from the coding sequence ATGAGCGCTTCAGGCGGCACCAAGGCGATCGTGGCGGCACTCGCCGCCAATCTCGCGATCGCGGTAGCGAAGTTCGTGGCGTTCCTCTTCAGCGGTTCGTCGTCGATGCTCGCGGAGTCCGTGCACTCGCTCGCCGACTCCGGCAACCAGGGCCTTCTCCTGCTCGGCGGCAAGAAGGCCCAGCGCGAGGCGACCCCGCAACACCCCTTCGGCTACGGCCGCGAGCGCTACATCTACGCCTTCCTCGTCTCGATCGTCCTCTTCTCGGTCGGCGGCATGTTCGCGATCTACGAGGGCTACGAGAAGATCAAGCATCCGCACGAGATCGAGGCCTGGTACTGGCCGGTGGGCGTCCTCGTCTTCGCGATCATCGCGGAGTCCTTCTCCTTCCGGACTGCCATCAAGGAGTCCAACCCCCTGCGCGGCAAGAAGTCGTGGAAGGAGTTCGTCCGCCACGCCAAGGCCCCCGAACTGCCGGTCGTGCTCCTGGAGGACCTCGGCGCACTGGTGGGTCTGGTCCTGGCGCTGTTCGGCGTAAGTCTCGCCCTCGCCACCGGCGACGGCGTCTGGGACGGCATCGGCACGCTCTGCATCGGCATCCTGCTCATCGTGATCGCGCTGGTCCTCGCCGTGGAGACCAAGTCCCTCCTGCTGGGCGAGTCCGCGGGCCTCGAAGAGGTCAAGAAGATCGAGGCCGCCATCGTCGACGGCCACACGGTCACCGGCATCATCCACATGCGCACCCTCCACCTTGGCCCGGAGGAGCTCCTGGTCGCGGCCAAGATCGCGGTCCAGCACGACGAGACAGCCACCGAGGTCGCCTCCGCGATCAACGCCGCCGAGTCCCGCATCCGCGAGGCCGTACCGATCGCCCGCGTCATCTACCTCGAGCCCGACATCTACAACGAGGCAGAGGCGGCGAAGGGCCCGGACCGCGAGGCGACACCGGGCGGCCCGGCGCATCCCGCCGAGCACTGA